One Halarcobacter ebronensis genomic window carries:
- a CDS encoding succinate dehydrogenase/fumarate reductase iron-sulfur subunit, which translates to MKIKIKRYNKEKNEQTTIEEYSVNHNETILNSLIEVKTKYDNSLGFRCGCKSGVCGSCAIRVNGVEKLACKTHLEDEDLIEPIKNTEVLKDLIVSLHHEESLLKIGHTFLNSNSLETITKEDEKKIDRQSNCILCQSCYSSCPVYEVNKEFLGPYTLTRALRYVNDKKESAPLEILKNIQTNGIWDCTLCGYCTIACPQFIDPKSDIMSLRMKSVQNGFEDKSLSAFNSSFDLGFNNDFGFNPNGF; encoded by the coding sequence ATGAAAATTAAAATCAAAAGATACAATAAAGAAAAAAATGAACAAACAACAATTGAAGAGTATTCTGTAAATCACAATGAGACAATACTAAACTCTTTAATAGAAGTAAAAACTAAATATGACAATAGTTTAGGTTTTAGATGTGGCTGTAAAAGTGGAGTTTGTGGAAGTTGTGCCATAAGAGTTAATGGGGTAGAGAAATTAGCTTGTAAAACTCACTTGGAAGATGAAGATTTAATTGAACCAATAAAAAACACAGAAGTTTTAAAAGATTTGATTGTTTCACTACATCATGAAGAGAGCTTACTCAAAATAGGTCACACATTTTTAAATAGTAATAGTTTAGAAACTATTACTAAAGAAGATGAAAAAAAGATTGATAGACAAAGTAACTGCATCTTATGTCAAAGCTGTTATAGCTCTTGCCCTGTTTATGAAGTAAATAAAGAGTTTTTAGGCCCTTATACCTTGACTAGAGCTCTAAGATATGTGAATGATAAAAAAGAGTCAGCACCCCTTGAAATATTAAAAAATATTCAAACTAATGGTATATGGGATTGTACTTTATGTGGATATTGTACTATAGCCTGTCCTCAGTTTATTGACCCCAAAAGCGATATTATGAGTTTAAGAATGAAATCAGTACAAAATGGCTTTGAAGATAAATCTTTAAGTGCTTTTAATAGTAGTTTTGATTTAGGTTTTAATAATGATTTTGGATTCAATCCAAATGGCTTCTAA
- a CDS encoding FAD-binding protein yields MIDVLVIGSGGAGLTAALKAKELGSKVLVVSKTYPTHSQTCQAQGGINAVLKEDQQDSVENYINDTYKASHKLGKIENIKFFCEKSKETITWLDSIGVPFSRDENANIAQRKFGGTKAKRTCYSSDYTGLKILHTLYDQSIKNSIDFLNEHILLELLVKDSKVNGAIFLNIENSKIIQIEAKSIILATGGYSGVYHQYTTNSYSSTGDGIAAAYRAGAKLSNMEFIQFHPTSLEGKNILISESARGEGGYLVDSKEQRFIDELRPRDEVARAIYKKQHQGDKIYLDLRHLGLEKIEAVMPQERKLVYDFMKLKMEKDLIPVSPSAHYTMGGILTTIDAKTTLENLYACGECAQSGIHGANRLGGNSLLEIVTFGKIAGENAAKNSKNKETVEVEKIRVQEIKKEIEEILKKECKTSFYSTKNELGKLFFNNVGLFREKKKMQKALDYLENKKEEIENLGVADKSKIHNKNLIELLEFKNIYLIAQLIVKSALKREESRGAHYRVDFENEKEAFDKISISIKKEENIEILFEEIV; encoded by the coding sequence ATGATTGATGTATTAGTAATAGGTTCAGGCGGAGCTGGGCTTACTGCTGCACTAAAAGCAAAAGAGTTAGGAAGTAAAGTACTAGTTGTCTCAAAGACCTACCCTACTCATTCTCAAACTTGCCAAGCTCAAGGTGGAATTAATGCAGTACTCAAAGAGGATCAACAAGATAGTGTAGAAAACTATATTAACGATACCTATAAAGCTAGTCACAAACTAGGGAAAATTGAAAATATTAAATTCTTTTGTGAAAAATCAAAAGAGACTATAACTTGGCTTGATAGTATTGGTGTTCCTTTTAGTAGAGATGAAAATGCAAATATTGCACAAAGAAAATTTGGTGGGACAAAAGCCAAAAGAACCTGCTATAGCTCAGATTATACAGGACTTAAAATCCTTCATACCCTATATGATCAATCTATTAAAAACAGCATAGATTTTTTAAATGAACATATACTTTTAGAACTTCTTGTAAAAGATTCAAAAGTAAATGGAGCAATATTTCTAAATATAGAGAACTCTAAAATAATTCAAATAGAGGCAAAAAGCATAATTCTTGCAACAGGTGGTTATTCTGGAGTTTACCATCAATATACAACAAACTCTTACTCTTCTACAGGAGATGGTATTGCAGCTGCTTATAGAGCTGGAGCAAAACTTTCAAATATGGAATTTATCCAATTTCACCCTACTTCACTTGAAGGGAAAAACATACTAATAAGCGAAAGTGCCAGAGGAGAAGGGGGTTATTTAGTTGACTCAAAAGAGCAAAGATTTATTGATGAATTAAGACCAAGGGATGAAGTTGCAAGGGCAATCTATAAAAAGCAGCATCAAGGAGATAAAATATACTTAGACCTAAGACATTTAGGTTTAGAAAAAATTGAAGCTGTAATGCCACAAGAGAGAAAACTTGTTTATGATTTTATGAAACTAAAAATGGAAAAAGATTTGATTCCTGTAAGCCCTTCAGCACACTATACAATGGGTGGAATACTAACAACAATAGATGCAAAAACTACACTAGAAAATCTTTATGCTTGTGGAGAGTGTGCACAAAGTGGTATTCATGGAGCAAATAGATTAGGAGGAAACTCTTTATTGGAAATAGTCACTTTTGGTAAAATTGCTGGAGAAAATGCAGCAAAGAACTCAAAAAATAAAGAGACAGTTGAAGTTGAAAAAATAAGAGTTCAAGAGATAAAAAAAGAGATTGAAGAGATATTAAAAAAAGAGTGTAAAACCTCATTTTATAGTACAAAAAATGAGCTTGGGAAACTATTTTTTAACAATGTAGGATTATTTAGAGAAAAAAAGAAAATGCAAAAGGCTCTAGATTATCTTGAAAATAAAAAAGAAGAAATTGAAAATCTTGGTGTAGCTGATAAAAGTAAAATACATAATAAAAACCTAATTGAATTATTAGAATTTAAAAATATCTATCTTATAGCTCAACTGATAGTAAAATCTGCTCTAAAAAGAGAAGAGAGCCGAGGCGCACACTATAGAGTTGACTTTGAAAATGAAAAAGAGGCATTTGATAAAATCTCCATATCTATAAAAAAAGAAGAGAATATAGAGATCCTTTTTGAGGAGATTGTATGA
- a CDS encoding D-2-hydroxyacid dehydrogenase → MKIVFLDTKTLGKDISLDEFKNFGEVIIYETTTHNQTLTRVQDADIVITNKVVIDSEIMKNSNIKLICVTATGTNNIDLEYARENGIEVKNVAGYSTNSVTQLTITLVLTFAEKLDYYRKYVETKQWEKSNLFTHIDVPFYELKDKNWGIIGLGEIGKKVAKIAENFECNVNYYSTSGKNNNSQYKQMSLEELLKSSDIITIHSPLTDATYNLLNKSNLNLLKDNAILVNVGRGGIINEYDLANILNSDKKLFCGLDVLEKEPIEENNPLNRVRDKEQLIITPHIGWGSVESRKKLINYVLDNIQKFVV, encoded by the coding sequence ATGAAAATCGTATTTTTAGACACAAAGACCTTAGGTAAAGATATATCTTTAGATGAATTTAAAAATTTTGGTGAAGTAATTATCTATGAAACTACAACTCATAATCAAACACTAACTAGAGTACAAGATGCTGATATTGTAATAACAAATAAAGTTGTTATAGATAGTGAAATTATGAAAAATTCAAATATAAAATTAATATGTGTAACGGCTACAGGAACAAATAATATTGACCTTGAATACGCAAGAGAGAACGGAATAGAAGTTAAAAATGTTGCAGGATACTCTACAAATAGCGTTACACAACTTACAATAACTTTAGTATTAACATTTGCAGAAAAACTTGACTACTACAGAAAATATGTGGAAACAAAACAATGGGAAAAATCAAATCTATTCACACATATTGATGTACCATTTTATGAATTAAAAGACAAAAATTGGGGAATAATTGGTTTAGGAGAAATTGGAAAAAAAGTTGCAAAGATCGCTGAAAATTTTGAATGTAATGTGAATTATTATTCTACTTCAGGAAAGAATAATAATTCGCAATACAAACAAATGAGTTTGGAAGAATTATTAAAAAGTTCTGATATTATTACTATACATTCACCTTTGACTGATGCGACATATAATTTGTTAAATAAATCAAATCTAAATTTGTTAAAAGATAATGCCATTTTAGTTAATGTTGGTCGTGGTGGAATAATAAATGAATATGATCTTGCGAATATACTTAATAGTGATAAAAAGCTGTTTTGTGGGCTTGATGTTTTAGAAAAAGAACCAATAGAAGAGAATAATCCGCTAAATAGAGTAAGAGATAAAGAGCAACTTATAATTACACCACATATTGGTTGGGGATCAGTTGAATCAAGAAAAAAGTTGATTAATTATGTACTTGACAATATACAAAAGTTCGTAGTATAA